Proteins encoded by one window of Sorex araneus isolate mSorAra2 chromosome 3, mSorAra2.pri, whole genome shotgun sequence:
- the LOC129403600 gene encoding olfactory receptor 151-like has protein sequence MIRCNHSTVTEFVLEGLTHRPELQLPLFFLFLGIYGVTVVGNLGMILLIAFNSKLHSPMYFFLGNLSFLDLFYSSVVTPKLLGNFVLEKNVISYPGCMTQLFFFCLFAVGECFMLTAMAYDRYVAICNPLRYSVTMSPKVCNMLVIGVYTMGTWVALTHTIAMTKVSFCGDNVIHHYFCDIFPLLKLSCSSTHVNELLVFYVGGFNVLISTSTNIISYVFIIANILRISSAEGRSKAFGTCGSHLTAVGVFYGSIIFMYFKPPSSNMAQEQVASVFYTTVIPMLNPLIYSLRNKDVKNVLKNTLGKR, from the coding sequence ATGATCAGGTGCAATCACTCCACTGTGACTGAGTTTGTCCTGGAAGGATTAACACACCGGCCAGAACTCCAGctgcctctcttcttcctgtttctAGGCATCTATGGGGTCACTGTAGTGGGGAACCTGGGCATGATCCTCCTGATCGCTTTCAACTCCAAGCTCCACTctcccatgtactttttccttgGTAATTTGTCATTCTTAGACCTCTTTTATTCCTCAGTTGTTACCCCCAAACTCCTGGGAAACTTTGTATTggagaaaaatgttatttcttatcCTGGATGTATGACccagctctttttcttttgtctttttgctgTAGGAGAATGTTTTATGTTAACGGCAATGGCATATGACAGATATGTAGCTATCTGCAATCCTCTGCGGTACAGTGTCACCATGTCCCCAAAGGTGTGCAATATGTTGGTGATTGGGGTCTATACCATGGGGACATGGGTTGCTTTAACGCACACAATTGCCATGACTAAGGTTTCTTTCTGTGGGGACAATGTCATCCACCATTACTTCTGTGACATATTCCCTCTTCTGAAGCTTTCCTGCTCCAGCACCCATGTCAATGAGCTTCTGGTGTTCTATGTGGGTGGATTCAACGTGCTGATATCAACCTCGACCAATATCAtctcttatgtttttattattgctaACATTCTTCGGATCTCTTCCGCTGAGGGCCGGTCCAAAGCCTTTGGTACCTGTGGGTCCCACCTGACTGCAGTTGGAGTCTTTTATGGCTCTATcatctttatgtattttaagCCACCCTCCAGCAACATGGCCCAGGAGCAGGTGGCCTCTGTGTTCTATACCACAGTGATCCCCATGCTGAATCCCCTGATCTACAGCTTGAGAAATAAGGATGTAAAGAATGTACTGAAAAACACCTTAGGGAAAAGGTAA